From Corallococcus exiguus:
CAGCCAGGGGAAGTAGCGGTTCTCGTCCGGATCGATGTTGTCCCACGCCAGCGCGCTGCGGTCCGGAATCGGGTACGTGCCACGCAGGTCATACGCCGCCTGCAGCTGGCCCGGGTACGCCGTCACGTACTTGCCGCTGTCGTTCACCGCGCCGAAGAGGCTCATGTTGTAGTCGTCGAACTTGAACGACGACGCGGACAGGCCCTGGTTCGTGTTCAGCGTCTGCAGCGTGCTGCTGGACACCGGCGTACCAGTGCTGCTCAGACCCGTGATGTTCGACAGGTAGATGCGGCGGAAGTAGTCCGGCCACGTGCCACCGGAACCCGCGCACACACTCTCCGCGTAGGGATTCTTGAACCAGGGCACGTCATAACCAAACGTCACGCACTGGAACGCGGAGAAGTACGTCCACGGCATCGGGCCACGGCCCACCGGCGCGTTGGAGGCCGTGCTCGCGATGGTCAGCGTGTGGATGGGGTGGCGGAAGTTCAGGTCGATGCCCTTGTGCGGACCGGACAGCGGCACGTACACGCGCACCGAGTCGTCATACGCCGGCACCTGCGACGCCTGCTCCTTCGCCAGACGCTCGAAGAAGCGCGTCGTACTGAAGCCGCCCCACGTGGCCGCGTTCTCCAGCCAGGGGTCCACCGCCAGCACGCCCTTGCTCCACGCCACCACGTCCACCCGCGCCACGCCCGGGTGCAGCGCCTTCACGCGCTGCACGGCGTTGGCCACGTGGATGGCGTGGTTGAAGTTGTCGCCGTGGAACGAGCCGAACGTCACCGCGTACACGCAGCGGCCCTTCGACTCCAGGTCCTGCACCATGCCCGTCAGCTGCGCCGCGCCGCCGTAGGTGCCGCCCGAACCGTTGTTGCCGTTGGGGAACATCCACACGTTCGCGTCCTGGATGGCGCCGTGCACCAGCAGCGTCGGCGTCAGATTGACGTTACAGGTGCGCGCCGCGGTGGCCCGCCCCTTGTGCAGCAGGACGAAGCGCGCCTCCGGCTTGGTGGGGCCGGGCGTGGGACAGGTGGCCCCGGTCGTCGTGGCACAGCTGTTC
This genomic window contains:
- a CDS encoding esterase/lipase family protein; the encoded protein is MRSNWSLSLTAALLMAGCGAEPPAEAPPTQESVATAEAPLDADLAPYFDAVPTFTGNYRVVGTYTPPTWSWGQIELLEGKQRFRTEYYNPRTLKLRDQDTFQSSDYPLKTYFGSLNQQLVNAFNLHYGNSCATTTGATCPTPGPTKPEARFVLLHKGRATAARTCNVNLTPTLLVHGAIQDANVWMFPNGNNGSGGTYGGAAQLTGMVQDLESKGRCVYAVTFGSFHGDNFNHAIHVANAVQRVKALHPGVARVDVVAWSKGVLAVDPWLENAATWGGFSTTRFFERLAKEQASQVPAYDDSVRVYVPLSGPHKGIDLNFRHPIHTLTIASTASNAPVGRGPMPWTYFSAFQCVTFGYDVPWFKNPYAESVCAGSGGTWPDYFRRIYLSNITGLSSTGTPVSSSTLQTLNTNQGLSASSFKFDDYNMSLFGAVNDSGKYVTAYPGQLQAAYDLRGTYPIPDRSALAWDNIDPDENRYFPWLDTKLIYNPLNPWIAAGYMATSDHRVCRTTAFDPAGSPCFAYHAYNTNQNREAYDVTGYGKYRIMDGLGMAAAMEMGGKFITRLAEHGVDSRLPSLYVLYGTTGGATPFETDGMTSTTSTLRSDGVLFEASIAAMTQLTQGWTAAKKTADAKQEGMAYDHLSMGITPAVWNKISTHFVSRD